The Silvibacterium dinghuense DNA window GGCATAGTTCGGCTCGAGCGACAGCGCCTTCTCATATTGCATGCGGGCGAAGTCGAGCGCGTACATATGCTGATAGGCAATACCCAGCTTGTTCCAGATCACCGCTGAGTCGTGCGGACCCCTGCGGTACGCATCGATCGCAGCCAGGTACTGGTGACGGACCATGAGCAGATCGCCCTGGGTCTCGGGAGGAAGAGCGGCAAAGCCATCGCCCGACGTTTCCGGAACTTCGAGCTGGGGAGATCGGCCTTCCGCAAGCCGGGAGACATGGGAAAGGTCGAAAGCAGCGGGAAGCGCGCCAGCGACCGGGTGGGAAAGCGAAACCGGGAGCTGGGCAATCAGCCGGCCCGGAAAGAGAAGCGGGAGCACGAGAGCGGTGACGAGAACCAGGGAGTGTGCGCGCCGCGTTGCCGGAGGAATCATAACGACCTCCTTTGGCATAGAGCAGCCGAACGTGGAAGGCATTGTGCGCCTCTGGAGGGCATTTTGCCAAGTGCTCAGGGAGAGGCGGGGTTTGGCGACGCCAACATGTTCTGACGATTCGGTTTGGAGATCGGCCGCCCTTCGGATATACTCATACTTTGTCCGGAAGTGGCATTTTTCTCTGTGCCTGCCGGCGAAACTTCCAGTCAAGAAATTTTGACGACCAAGATTATTTGAGGAGCGCAGTTCCATGCCGAAGCGCACATTTCAACCCAATCGCCGCCGCCGTTCGAAGGTTCACGGCTTCCGTAGCCGTATGAAGACCAAGAGCGGAGCCGCCGTGCTCTCGCGCCGCCGCGCGAAGGGCCGCAAGCGCGTCTCCGTGAGCGCCAGCTACCGCGACTAGTTCGCGTCTTCCCTTTCCTGATTTCTTTCCCCGAACGAAATCGAGCGATGCGATTCCCGGCAGCCAGTCAATCGGCTGCCGATCTGCACTCCTGCCAAGGAGTCCGCTCCGATTTAGAGGGAAAATAGGTCTATGCCGGACGATACGCCACAGCTGCGCGATGCCCGCCTGCGGAAGCACGCCGACTATCAGCACGTGTATCAGCAGAGCCGGAAGCATTTTTCGCCCTCGATGACCTATTTTTTCCGGCTGCGCGAAGACGATATGCCGGTCGAGGTCGCACGCGTGGGCCTGACTGCCGGTCGCGTGCTGGGCAAAGCTGTCGACCGCAACCGCATCAAGCGGCGGATGCGCGAGGCCGTGCGCGCCCACCTGCCTCAGCTGCCCAACCGGGTAGACGTCGTTCTCCATCCCCGTAAATCCGTAAAAGATATGGACTTTGCCCGGCTTTCGGGCGAAGTTGCGCACGTCTTCGGCAATGTCCGCGCGCTGATTGAGAAGCGTGGCGCGAAAACCACTGCTCACCCCCGGGAAACGGCATGAAAGGAAAAGGCATAAAGCGGTCCGCGATTTGGCGCCGGACAGCGGTGGAATGGGCTCTGGCCGGTTACAAGCTGGCGGTTTCGCCCCTGCTGCACGCCGTCAGCGGACGCGCCGGAAGCCAGGCAGGCGCCTGCCGCTTCCAGCCCACCTGCTCGGAGTACGCGGCCATCGCCGTCAGCGAGCACGGACTCGTGCGCGGCGGCTGGATGGCCCTGCGCCGCCTGGCGCGCTGCCATCCCTTTTCCAGAGGCGGCTTCGACCCCGTCCCCGCGAAATCCGAACATCCCGACCACAAAGATTGCTGCCCCCGATGGGCAGCGGGTGAAAGCCCACTGCGGCGCGCCCGGTAAGATGAATGAGGGCCGGACAATACTGCCGGCCGGAACAGGATAGTCGTTTGCCAGAGATACAGAATCCGAATCAACAGGGCGGCACCGGTGGTGGCGGTCAGGACATGCGCACCACGCTCGCCTTTTTTGGCCTTTTTCTGCTGGTCTTCTTCGGCCTGCAGTATTACCGCTCCAAGAAGGCACCCGAACCGGCCCCGGCTCAAACCCAGTCCCAAAGCCAGAGCCAGTCCGCACAGCAGCAGAGCGCCGCGGCACCGCCGGCTGCGGCCAGCCCTGCTCCGGATGCAGGCAGCGCAGTCGCTGCCGTGGCCGCTGCCGGCGAGAGCACGACTGTCATCGAGAATGAGCTCTACAAAATCACCTTCACCAACCGCGGTGCGCAGGTGAAGAGCTGGATTCTGAAGAAGTACACCGATGAAGACGGCAAGCCGCTGGACCTGATCCATCAGACCGCCGCGGCGAAGTTCGGCTATCCGCTCTCGCTCTTTACCTACGACGCAGGACTGCGCAGCAGGCTGGCCAGCGCTCTCTACGTCGCCTCGGCGACCGGCAATCTTTCGGCGCCGAATACGCTGAGCTTCGACTACTCGGCCGGCGGCCTCCTCGTCCACAAGAGCTTCAGCTTCGATTCGTCCTACGTGATCCACGCCAGCGTGAAGGTAACCCAGAACGGCGCGCCGGTATCGGCGATGCTGGCCTGGCCTTCGGGCTTCGGCGACCAGAGCACGCTGCCGCAGTATGCCGGCGGCATGCTCGATTACTCGCAGAGCGGCAAGGACGATCAGATCGCCTTCAAGAAAGTGGTCGGCGGCGACACCCTGCGTGGGCCCTTTGACTGGGCTGGCGTAAGCGACCTTTACTTCACGGCCATCTTCCTGCCGGACAGCCCCTCCGATGCCACGCTCGTGAGCCTGAGCAACACCCTGCAAATTCCCAAGAACCCGAAGAAGCCGGAACCGAACCAGACCGAGTCGGCCTCCGTGCTGGGCGCGGCCATCGGCAGCGGCGCGGGCACTGTCGAGACGCGGCTCTTTGCTGGTCCGAAGTCGCTCGACGTGCTTGGCTCAGTCCATGCGGCGGACGGCACCAATCTGCAGAAGGTGGTCAGCTTCGGCTGGTGGGGCATCATCTCGAAGCCGCTCTTCTACCTGCTGCGCTTCTTCCATGACCACGTGATCGCCAACTGGGGCTGGGCCATCCTGCTGCTCACGGTGATCCTGAATATCGCCATGCTGCCGACGCGCATCAAGATGATGCAGTCGTCGCTGAAGATGCAGCGCATTCAGCCGGAGATGGACCAGATCAAGGCCAAGTACGCCAAGTTCAAGGCCACCGATCCGCGCAAGCAGGAGATGCAGCAGGAAATCTTCGCGCTGCAGAAGCGCGAGGGCGTGAACATGTTCGGCGGCTGCGTTCCCATGCTCATCCAGTGGCCGCTGCTCTTCGGCTTCTATCGCATGCTCGGCAACGTAATCGAGCTGCGCCACGCGCACTGGCTCTGGCTGCCGGATCTGGCCTCGCCCGATCCATGGCACATCCTGCCGATCTTCGTGATCGTCTCGATGTTCCTGACGCAGTACTTCACGCCCTCACCGGGCGTCGATCCGGCGCAGCAGAAGATGATGGCTTTCACCATGCCCGCGGTCTTCGGCTTCATGATGTGGAATTTCGGCTCCGGCCTCTCGCTCTACTGGGCATGCAGCAACTTCATCGGCGTAGCCCAGCAGATGATCATGAACCGGACCGGCATGGGACGGGAGATCCGCGAGATCCAGTTGAAACGGGCGCAGAAGCAGCGCGGAAAAGTAATCAACGCGCGAAGATAGAACCAAAACCAGGCACGAAGGCGCCCTTTCCGGGGCGCCTTTTCGTTTTTGCATGACCGGGACGAAATCTTTCCCGGAGTGAGATACTAAAACGATGCCGATTGAAGATTACTCTGCTGCGGCGCAGAAGATCGCTGCGTTTCTCAAGATTCTGACGACCACCGGCGGCCTTCGGCTGAAGTATCGCATCACTGCAGGCTCTGGCGCCGCCGATCCGGACAAGCTGGAAGCGAGAGAGATCTACGTGGAGCTGGCAGGCCCTGACGCAGGTCTGCTGACCCAGCGCGGCGGCGAGCTGCTGCGCGCGCTCGAGCACGTGGCGGCAAAGATCATCCGGCTCGAAAACGAGGAGCACGACAAGGTCTCCTTCGATGCCAACCAGTTCAAGGCCATCCGCGCGCGCGAGCTGCGCCTGGCGGCAGAAACCGCTGCGGAACGCGTGAGAAAGACAGGCCAACCCTTCAGCTTCGCGCCTGCAAGCTCGCGCGAACGGCGGATGCTGCACCTGGCCTTCCGCGGCTATGACGATCTCGAAACGTCGTCGACCGGCGAGGGAAATTTCCGCTTTGTCGTTGCCTATCCCAAGGGCTACGACACCAGCAAGCTCGCATCGTTGAGCGCCGCACGTCCCGCCACAGGCAGGCCCGAACGATCCGGCGGACGCGGCCGCCGCTAGAGCCGCTTTCAAGCCCAAGCCGTGCAGCCACATCCCCAGATCGCGGAACAGGAAGACATCGCCGGCGAGACCATCGCCGCTGTTTCTACGCCGCCCGGACGCGGCGGCATCGGCATCGTGCGCCTCTCCGGGCCGCATGCGCTGGCCATCAGCAACGCGCTGCTGGCCCTGCGCAATCCGCTGGAGCACGCCATGGCGCGCTTCGCCGAGATTCGTGATCCGGAAACAGGCGGCAAGCTCGACGAGGCCATCGCGACCTACTTCGCAAAGCCCCGCTCCTACACAGGGGAAGATTTAGTCGAGATCGCAGCGCACGGCTCACCCGTGGTGCTCGATCTGCTGCTGCGCTGGGCATTGCAACAGGGAGCGCGGCTGGCGCGTCCGGGCGAGTTCACCGAGCGGGCCTTTCTCTCCGGACGCCTTGACCTCACGCAGGCCGAAGCCGTGCGTGACCTCATCGACGCGCAAACGCTCTACCAGGCGCGCACCGCAGCCGAGCAGATGGGCGGCGCCATCTCGCGGCGCATCCAGCCGGCCAAGGAAAAGCTCGTCGAGCTGATCTCGCTGCTCGAGGCCGGCATCGATTTCGCCGAAGACGATGTGGATCTGACGCCGGATGAGGAGATCGGCACGCGCATCGACGCAGTCGGCGCCGAATTGGCTGGCCTGGCCCGCAGCTTCGAGCGCGGGCGCATCGTGCACTCCGGTCTGACGCTGGCCATTGTGGGCCGCCCGAATGTGGGCAAGTCCTCACTCTTTAACCGGCTGGTCGAGCGCGAACGCGCCATCGTGACGGCGATACCCGGCACCACGCGCGACTTGGTGACCGAGCGCGTTTCGCTCGGCGGCATACCTCTCGAACTGGTAGACACAGCCGGACTGCGCACCACCGCCGACGAAGCCGAGGCCATGGGCATCGCAAAGTCACGCGAGGCGCTCGCCGATGCGGACATCGTGCTTGTCGTGCTCGAAGCGGGTATTCCTCCGAGCGAGGAAGAGGCTGAGTTGCTCGCATCGCTCCACGGACGCCGCTTTCTGGCGGTCTATAACAAGATCGATCTGGAAGACAGCAGCAGCGGACAGGGTCATGCGGAGGAGCAGAGTATCCGCACCTCGGCAGCGACCGGAGCGGGCATCGAAGCGCTGCGCGAAGCGCTGCTCAACATGGTGCGCACGCCGGGCGGCGAGAGCGAAAGCGGCATGCTGACCAATCTGCGTCAGCACGAAGCAGTGAAGAGCGCGCTGGATGCGCTGGGTGACGCGCGAGCCGCCACAGCAAACGGCACCCCGCATGAAATGATCCTGCTCGACCTCTACAGCGCCCTGCGCCAGCTCGACAGCCTGACCGGCGAAACCACGGCGGACGACATCCTGAACCGGATCTTTTCCACCTTCTGCATCGGGAAGTAAAAATCTTCAGAAGCCTGCGTCTCTTGCCAGACTAGCTGGCCTGCCAGAAAACGGGATTGCTCGAGAGCCGGCAGTTCCACGCATTGGGCAGGCGTCGCCAGTGCCGTCCTAAGCGATAGGCCAGCAGCTTGGTCGCCGTTCGCACCAGGGCGAGCGGAATCAGGCTGCGATCATGCCGATTCAGGTACGCCAGCTCAGAACGAACAAACTTCTGCCCTTCGCCGCCTGCGCTGCCGAAAGCTTCGAGCATCCATGCTTCGCGGTCATGGTGCACGCCAATATCGAAATAACGGGCGAACTCCTGGCGCACGGTGAAGGCATGCGAATGAACCGCCGTGGCGTCCGCCTGATAAACCACCTTCCATCCGGCCATCAGCAGCTTTGCGGCAACATAGGAATCTTCGCCAAAAATCACATCGCTGGGAAAACCGCCTACAGCTTCGAGCGCAGTCCGGCGATAGATGGCAAAGCTGTTGGAAAGAAATGCCGCGCGAATGCCCACGGCATGGCGGCTCTCAAAGCTGCGCACCTGGGAGACATCGGGATAGCTGAACAGGCGGGCATGACGCTCGATGGCATCGGCTTCTGCACGCGGGAGCTGACGCCCGTAGGCAGCGCCGACCTCAGGATCGTTCATCGCTGCGCATAGATTGCAAACGCTGTCCGGAGAGTCGAGCACGGCATCCTGAGTCATATAGAGCAGCAGTTCGGCTTCAGGCGGCATAGAGGCGATCGCAGCCTGCCGGGTTCGGCCGTGGCCGAACTCTTTTTGCGGAATCACCACCACGCGATAGCCACTGGCACGCGCGAGCTCGCAGGTGCGATCGGGCGAACTGGAGTCGATGATCAGAACCTGCTCCGGAGACAGCCCCTGCATCGCCAGGGCGCGCTCAAGATCAGCCCAGTGCCGCTCCGCCTTCCAGGTAGGAATGATGATGCCGAGATTCTGGAAGGGTCTGGCAGCCGCCTGTGGTCGCGATACTGCTTCAGCCGTGGATTGCGATTCCGTGGACATTCTTATTCAGGGTACAGCGATCGGGAGAAGAAAGGATTGCTGCACGGTTCACTCGGAAAAAAGTCCATTTCAGGCTGACAACAGAGACTCCAGCGGGCCTATGCGCTTTTTCGCGCAGCAGCGGTTCCATCTGCCCTGCATGATCCGACGCAGTTCGCATGTGTATTGCTCTCAACGCTAGAATCACGCCCATGAGAGGTTCGTATTTCCGCAAGGTTCTTCTGCTGGTACTCGGTCTGCTTGCGGGGGGTATGACGCGGCTTCAGGGAGCGCCAACTTCAAACACTCCAACCGGAAATCCGAATGCGGCTTGTGCTCGGTGCCATCGCGACATCTACGAGAACTATGAGCGGACACCGATGGCCAATGCGAGTGGCGCGGCGGCAGACGGATTTACGCCTGGGGATTTTGTGCACCAGGATTCGGGCATTCACTATCGTGTTTTCGAGAAGGATGGACGCGTCTTTCTCTCCTACGACCGCGACTCGCAGCATCCGGCAAAGGTGCTGCATGGGCAGCAGGAGCTAATCTCCTATATCGGCTCGGGCAAGCGCGGACGGACCTATCTCTTCGAGCAGCAGGGCTACTGGTTCGAGCTCCCGGTGAACTGGTACGCGAAGAAAGCGCTATGGGATATGGCTCCGGGATACCTTGATGTCAAGGAAATGCCGATGACCCTCCCCATCGACTACAGCTGCATGCGCTGCCATACCTCGGGCGCACAGCAGGTGCTTGCGGATGCGCGCAATCATTACGCTGCCCAGCCTTTTCTGCATGGCGGAATCACCTGCGAATCATGCCATGGCGACGGAGCGAAGCACATCGATTCAAGTGGAGCGGGAGCGATGCTCGACCCGGCGAAACTTCCGGCGGAGCGGCGGGACTCGGTGTGTCTGCGCTGCCATCTCGAAGGCAAGGTGGTGGTGACACGCAAGGGCAAATCGCTGGGCGACTTCAAGCCGGGGGACGACCTCTTCGATTACGCGGTATTCTTCGTGCGGGCGCAGGAGCAGGGCGCCGGCGGCCGCGCGACGAGCCAGTGGGAGGCCCTGGAGCAAAGCGCCTGCAAGCGGGCTTCGGGCGATAAGCTGACCTGCACCACGTGTCACGATCCGCACAGCGAGCCCACGGCGGAGGAGCGGGTGGCCTTCTATCGCAAGAGCTGCCTTGCATGCCATACCGGCGTAAAGTATGCGGTAAAGCATCATCCCGAGCAGCCTGATTGCGCTTCCTGCCACATGCCACGTTCGGCGACCAACGATATTGCGCACGAGCAGGTGACGGATCATCGCATTCAGATTCCTTCGCCAACACCGGCAGTGACTTCGCAAAGCGAAACACTGGTGGCCGTGCACGAAGCGCATCCCTCGGACCGAGACCTTGGGCTTGCTTATGCGCAGCTGGCCTCAAAGGGCGATCGCGAGGCGGTGATGAAGGCGTATCCACTGCTGCGGAAGGCGGAACAGGCAGGCGGTGGAGTGGCCGACGATGCACAGGTGCACACGGAGCTTGGCTTTCTGGAGCAGGTGATGGGACATGCCGATGCGGCGCAGCAGGAGTACGGAGCGGCGCTCAAGGCCAATCCCTTTGACGCCGTGGCCGAGGGGGACCTGGCGCTGATCCTCGCCGAGCAACGGCACTATGATGAGGCCGAAGCGCTGTGGCAGCGCGCCTTCGAGCACGATCCGACGCAGATTGCCGCAGGCAGGAACCTGGCGCAGGTGGCATGCGGAATGGGACAGATCGACCTGGCACTGAAGACACTGGACCGGGTGCTTCTGTTTTCGCCCGACGACCAGCGGGCGAAGGAGATGGCGGCAGGCATGCGGTCGGGCGCGATCCACTGCCTGCCGTAATAGAAGGTGCACCGCGCACGCGGATTTTTACTGCGCTGCGCAGACGCGGGCCGGAACGTCGACCGTGGTCTCAGGCTGATGCGCGCTGCGGATGAGGGACTGCATCTTCAGATACGTGCCGTTGGTCCAGCCAAAGCCAACCACATTCATCTTGTAGCCGCTGGCCACATCCACCTCGCTCGAGGCGGTGACCACGTTGTACTTCTCGTGAAGGGTGTGGTCGCATTGGTAGTTGTTGCGCACCATGGTGGTGAAGCGGCGCGCGATGCGAACAGCATCGTTGAGGTCGCCCGCCCTGACCAATCCATCGACAGCGATCCAGTTGGTGGGCGCCCAGCCATAAGGCAGATCCCACTGCACGCCGGATTCAACGTCGCTCATGGCGAGTCCGCCAGGATGCTCAAAGAGAGACAGGTGAGATTCGATCGCTTTGGCCTGCGCGGCACTCGCGGCTCCCGACCAGAGCGGATAGAACGTGCTGATGTAGTGGTAGCTCGACTGGTGGTGCGTAATGAAGTCGTAGTCGAAGTACATGCCCTTTTGTGCATTCCACAGATACTTATCGATCGCAGCCTTGCGGGCATCCGCGTCCGCGCGCCAGTGTGCGGCTTCCTGCTGCTGATGACGCGTCTCGGCCATCCAGGCGAGATCTTCTTCGTATTGGTAGAGCAGGGCGTTCAGGCAGACAGGCGCGTAATGGTGAGTCGAACCAGCAAAGGCGCCAAAGCGGAATTCAGGGTCGAAGCCGGACTCGCGCATGGCGCGGTCACCCTTGTAGAAGTCGCGGCTGAGCCAGTGGCCGTCGACATGCGCATGCGCGCAGACGGGCGAGATGCGCGGATCGCAGCTGGTTTGGGCCAGTTCTGCCTGCTGTGCGGCATTAGGATTGTCGGGACCGGCGACGAGATACTCGCGGCCTTCTTTGGGGTGCTTGAGCAGCCAGCGGATCACATCGGGATAGTAGGTCGAGTCGTCGGCCATCTCTTCGACCGGACCATCGCCGAAATCATAGTAGCGGGCGAGGCCGGTCGATCCGGCCTGGTGCTCGCGGCTCATCCAGAGTGTGTGGTCGCGCACGGCATAGGGATAGGCATAGTTGAGCCAGTCCGCGGCGTCCTTCGTTCTGCCCGCAGCGATGTATGCGTCGTAGACGGCGCGGATCATGGAGGAGAGGAACGGTGGTTGTGAACGTGTGAAGTAATAGGTCCGGTTGGCGTTGAGGATCGCGCCGTAGTACTGGATCTCAAAGAAGAAGTTTTCGACCATGCCACGGGCGAGGTCGAGACGATGGTCTTCGAGCAGGCCGAGGAT harbors:
- the yidC gene encoding membrane protein insertase YidC, with the translated sequence MPEIQNPNQQGGTGGGGQDMRTTLAFFGLFLLVFFGLQYYRSKKAPEPAPAQTQSQSQSQSAQQQSAAAPPAAASPAPDAGSAVAAVAAAGESTTVIENELYKITFTNRGAQVKSWILKKYTDEDGKPLDLIHQTAAAKFGYPLSLFTYDAGLRSRLASALYVASATGNLSAPNTLSFDYSAGGLLVHKSFSFDSSYVIHASVKVTQNGAPVSAMLAWPSGFGDQSTLPQYAGGMLDYSQSGKDDQIAFKKVVGGDTLRGPFDWAGVSDLYFTAIFLPDSPSDATLVSLSNTLQIPKNPKKPEPNQTESASVLGAAIGSGAGTVETRLFAGPKSLDVLGSVHAADGTNLQKVVSFGWWGIISKPLFYLLRFFHDHVIANWGWAILLLTVILNIAMLPTRIKMMQSSLKMQRIQPEMDQIKAKYAKFKATDPRKQEMQQEIFALQKREGVNMFGGCVPMLIQWPLLFGFYRMLGNVIELRHAHWLWLPDLASPDPWHILPIFVIVSMFLTQYFTPSPGVDPAQQKMMAFTMPAVFGFMMWNFGSGLSLYWACSNFIGVAQQMIMNRTGMGREIREIQLKRAQKQRGKVINARR
- the rpmH gene encoding 50S ribosomal protein L34; translation: MPKRTFQPNRRRRSKVHGFRSRMKTKSGAAVLSRRRAKGRKRVSVSASYRD
- the mnmE gene encoding tRNA uridine-5-carboxymethylaminomethyl(34) synthesis GTPase MnmE; the encoded protein is MQPHPQIAEQEDIAGETIAAVSTPPGRGGIGIVRLSGPHALAISNALLALRNPLEHAMARFAEIRDPETGGKLDEAIATYFAKPRSYTGEDLVEIAAHGSPVVLDLLLRWALQQGARLARPGEFTERAFLSGRLDLTQAEAVRDLIDAQTLYQARTAAEQMGGAISRRIQPAKEKLVELISLLEAGIDFAEDDVDLTPDEEIGTRIDAVGAELAGLARSFERGRIVHSGLTLAIVGRPNVGKSSLFNRLVERERAIVTAIPGTTRDLVTERVSLGGIPLELVDTAGLRTTADEAEAMGIAKSREALADADIVLVVLEAGIPPSEEEAELLASLHGRRFLAVYNKIDLEDSSSGQGHAEEQSIRTSAATGAGIEALREALLNMVRTPGGESESGMLTNLRQHEAVKSALDALGDARAATANGTPHEMILLDLYSALRQLDSLTGETTADDILNRIFSTFCIGK
- a CDS encoding trehalase family glycosidase, with the translated sequence MLKSKRLALSLLALLLFPLSLAVAQQPAQPPIDDYIHHAWDTLTRSMSDCKSVADTKLARASVLYLPAGYPERPEVKALETQCHVQVRYLPHAIQHIGDIKPHEIPDAGLLYLPNKYVVPGGRFNEMYGWDSYFIILGLLEDHRLDLARGMVENFFFEIQYYGAILNANRTYYFTRSQPPFLSSMIRAVYDAYIAAGRTKDAADWLNYAYPYAVRDHTLWMSREHQAGSTGLARYYDFGDGPVEEMADDSTYYPDVIRWLLKHPKEGREYLVAGPDNPNAAQQAELAQTSCDPRISPVCAHAHVDGHWLSRDFYKGDRAMRESGFDPEFRFGAFAGSTHHYAPVCLNALLYQYEEDLAWMAETRHQQQEAAHWRADADARKAAIDKYLWNAQKGMYFDYDFITHHQSSYHYISTFYPLWSGAASAAQAKAIESHLSLFEHPGGLAMSDVESGVQWDLPYGWAPTNWIAVDGLVRAGDLNDAVRIARRFTTMVRNNYQCDHTLHEKYNVVTASSEVDVASGYKMNVVGFGWTNGTYLKMQSLIRSAHQPETTVDVPARVCAAQ
- a CDS encoding tetratricopeptide repeat protein; translated protein: MRGSYFRKVLLLVLGLLAGGMTRLQGAPTSNTPTGNPNAACARCHRDIYENYERTPMANASGAAADGFTPGDFVHQDSGIHYRVFEKDGRVFLSYDRDSQHPAKVLHGQQELISYIGSGKRGRTYLFEQQGYWFELPVNWYAKKALWDMAPGYLDVKEMPMTLPIDYSCMRCHTSGAQQVLADARNHYAAQPFLHGGITCESCHGDGAKHIDSSGAGAMLDPAKLPAERRDSVCLRCHLEGKVVVTRKGKSLGDFKPGDDLFDYAVFFVRAQEQGAGGRATSQWEALEQSACKRASGDKLTCTTCHDPHSEPTAEERVAFYRKSCLACHTGVKYAVKHHPEQPDCASCHMPRSATNDIAHEQVTDHRIQIPSPTPAVTSQSETLVAVHEAHPSDRDLGLAYAQLASKGDREAVMKAYPLLRKAEQAGGGVADDAQVHTELGFLEQVMGHADAAQQEYGAALKANPFDAVAEGDLALILAEQRHYDEAEALWQRAFEHDPTQIAAGRNLAQVACGMGQIDLALKTLDRVLLFSPDDQRAKEMAAGMRSGAIHCLP
- the rnpA gene encoding ribonuclease P protein component, coding for MPDDTPQLRDARLRKHADYQHVYQQSRKHFSPSMTYFFRLREDDMPVEVARVGLTAGRVLGKAVDRNRIKRRMREAVRAHLPQLPNRVDVVLHPRKSVKDMDFARLSGEVAHVFGNVRALIEKRGAKTTAHPRETA
- a CDS encoding protein jag — translated: MPIEDYSAAAQKIAAFLKILTTTGGLRLKYRITAGSGAADPDKLEAREIYVELAGPDAGLLTQRGGELLRALEHVAAKIIRLENEEHDKVSFDANQFKAIRARELRLAAETAAERVRKTGQPFSFAPASSRERRMLHLAFRGYDDLETSSTGEGNFRFVVAYPKGYDTSKLASLSAARPATGRPERSGGRGRR
- the yidD gene encoding membrane protein insertion efficiency factor YidD; the protein is MKGKGIKRSAIWRRTAVEWALAGYKLAVSPLLHAVSGRAGSQAGACRFQPTCSEYAAIAVSEHGLVRGGWMALRRLARCHPFSRGGFDPVPAKSEHPDHKDCCPRWAAGESPLRRAR
- a CDS encoding glycosyltransferase family 2 protein, translating into MSTESQSTAEAVSRPQAAARPFQNLGIIIPTWKAERHWADLERALAMQGLSPEQVLIIDSSSPDRTCELARASGYRVVVIPQKEFGHGRTRQAAIASMPPEAELLLYMTQDAVLDSPDSVCNLCAAMNDPEVGAAYGRQLPRAEADAIERHARLFSYPDVSQVRSFESRHAVGIRAAFLSNSFAIYRRTALEAVGGFPSDVIFGEDSYVAAKLLMAGWKVVYQADATAVHSHAFTVRQEFARYFDIGVHHDREAWMLEAFGSAGGEGQKFVRSELAYLNRHDRSLIPLALVRTATKLLAYRLGRHWRRLPNAWNCRLSSNPVFWQAS